The Trichocoleus sp. FACHB-46 genome has a segment encoding these proteins:
- a CDS encoding glycosyltransferase: MISPISIVEGSPNFSGNTRSRLKQRTLLFRYLAEINLILGAWYLYWRVNNSINFDVLWLSIPLLLAEIYSYIGGLMFTIGLWRPLSRQVKSLDQLTPAMPASSWPTLDVFVTCYNESVDIVERTTRAALAMDYPVTKLRVYILDDGNSSEIRAMAERLALEDLQLPQLQEEVARLSRERVQLATRLEELKQLEPDTQAAEAFLEDPSTINQGNLVFGWLQSLQKLALMLNPGHSSLRDRLSAEEKQTEQSLHHKELELSEVLRCRYIARPKPAGKPHYAKAGNINYAIFAGGTAGEFILTLDADHIPKPHFLKRVLSYFYTYNVATGRYDSNRIAFVQTPQDFYNIPPGDPFGHRANLFYGPIQQGKDGLNSAFYTGTNAILRREALVNVGLRHFFNEYSKNERQLSDFDLVGGMSSNSITEDMNTAMRLHANGWKSIYHNEVLAEGLAPDDLSSTLKQRLRWAQGTMQVMVRENPFTKPGLTFWQRLQYFQTMYSYLSGFATVIFIACPIIYFFTGIIPVTSFGPDFAIHFFPAFILNRLTFMVAGWGVPAREIWRSEQYAIALFPLFIQAVVSVFTNRPIRFQVTPKQRQAGIYLGLVIPQLTVFVLTILGIVWSLYRLVTGTLEDPAVHLINAAWSVYNLALLLVIIRAAVWQPE, translated from the coding sequence ATGATCAGCCCCATCTCTATCGTTGAAGGCAGTCCCAACTTTTCTGGTAACACCCGTTCTCGCTTAAAGCAGAGAACCCTTCTGTTTCGGTACTTGGCTGAAATCAATCTGATTTTAGGAGCCTGGTACTTGTATTGGCGGGTCAACAACTCGATCAATTTCGATGTGCTGTGGCTGTCGATTCCACTACTACTTGCTGAGATATACAGCTACATCGGCGGACTCATGTTTACGATCGGGCTTTGGCGGCCCCTGAGCCGTCAGGTAAAGTCACTCGATCAGTTGACTCCGGCGATGCCTGCATCCAGTTGGCCCACCCTAGATGTGTTTGTCACCTGCTACAACGAATCGGTAGACATTGTAGAGCGAACTACTCGTGCTGCCCTAGCAATGGACTATCCCGTTACTAAGTTGCGGGTTTACATTCTGGATGATGGCAACTCTTCAGAGATCCGAGCGATGGCTGAACGGCTGGCTCTAGAGGACTTACAGCTACCTCAACTTCAAGAAGAAGTCGCCCGCCTCAGTCGTGAGCGAGTCCAGCTAGCTACTCGCCTAGAAGAACTGAAACAACTAGAACCCGACACGCAAGCCGCCGAAGCCTTCCTCGAAGATCCATCTACCATTAATCAGGGCAACTTAGTATTTGGGTGGTTACAAAGTCTTCAGAAGCTAGCGCTGATGCTGAATCCAGGACATTCCAGCCTGCGCGATCGCCTGTCCGCCGAAGAAAAGCAAACCGAGCAATCGCTGCATCACAAAGAACTAGAACTGAGCGAAGTCCTACGGTGCCGCTACATTGCTCGGCCAAAGCCTGCTGGAAAACCCCACTACGCCAAAGCGGGTAACATTAACTACGCTATCTTTGCGGGTGGCACTGCTGGGGAGTTCATTCTTACCTTAGATGCAGACCACATTCCCAAACCCCATTTCCTGAAGCGGGTACTCTCCTACTTCTACACTTACAACGTAGCTACAGGCCGTTACGACAGTAACCGCATTGCCTTCGTTCAAACGCCTCAGGATTTCTACAACATCCCACCAGGTGACCCCTTCGGACATCGAGCCAATCTATTTTATGGCCCCATCCAGCAAGGTAAAGATGGCCTCAACTCTGCCTTCTACACAGGCACTAATGCCATCCTCCGACGCGAAGCGCTGGTAAATGTAGGCCTGCGGCATTTCTTCAACGAGTACAGCAAAAATGAGCGCCAGTTAAGCGATTTCGACTTGGTCGGTGGTATGTCTAGCAACAGCATCACCGAAGACATGAATACGGCAATGCGCTTGCATGCCAATGGGTGGAAGTCGATCTACCATAACGAAGTTTTGGCAGAAGGATTAGCACCTGATGACCTAAGTTCCACGTTAAAACAACGATTGCGTTGGGCTCAAGGAACCATGCAAGTCATGGTGCGGGAAAATCCTTTCACGAAGCCAGGGCTGACATTCTGGCAGCGATTGCAGTATTTCCAAACTATGTATAGCTATCTATCAGGTTTTGCGACTGTAATATTTATTGCCTGCCCAATTATCTACTTTTTCACAGGCATTATTCCGGTGACATCCTTTGGCCCTGATTTTGCCATACACTTCTTCCCAGCATTTATTTTGAATCGCCTCACCTTTATGGTGGCGGGTTGGGGCGTGCCCGCTAGAGAAATTTGGCGGTCTGAACAGTACGCGATCGCTCTCTTTCCATTGTTTATTCAAGCGGTGGTTAGTGTCTTCACCAACCGTCCGATTAGATTTCAAGTTACTCCTAAACAGCGGCAAGCAGGCATTTATTTAGGGCTCGTTATTCCGCAATTAACTGTTTTTGTACTGACCATACTTGGTATAGTTTGGAGTCTGTACCGCTTAGTAACGGGCACATTAGAGGACCCCGCGGTTCACCTAATTAACGCAGCGTGGTCAGTTTATAACCTAGCGCTGTTACTCGTCATTATTCGTGCAGCCGTTTGGCAGCCTGAATAA
- a CDS encoding DUF3131 domain-containing protein, producing MRRTFQPKWIRAIALFLVGVCFQFLLNTYLSKPVVAQQPVATGGACAEITVPLTPEEQAYATTAWQYFVKNYQPATGLVNSVGNYPSSTLWDMGNYLTALNSARWLNLIDQKEFDTRLNKFLTTLASLRLFEDTLPNKVYNTATGALVDYGNNPIERGIGWSALDIGRLLAAMHIIRTCHPQYADWTKGVLSKWQLARSIKDEQMYGAAVLEDGKTLPVQEGRLGYEEYAARGYELWNLKPAKALEIEPFKFVDVNGVQIPVDTRDYQSSNANNYVVSESYILDGIEFGLGGVLGDYAARVLEAQKRRYDSTGQLTAVSEDNLDQAPYFIYNTVYSNGVPWAAINEKNEAFPQFRNISTKAAFGWRYLYPDNAYAQKVFDAVKTLKDPENAGFYAGLYETTKQPNKVLTGNTNGLILEILYYKARGNRPLIGSSNVTFASPRGGATAAQSAPNPSAPTPSEPPTAAASPAAPQPTAAPSTPQPTAAPPTPQQPATQAQTPPPATTARAVAPPVKVAAIGSVGSRLSKPPLTVKPLTVAERRYAEAAWNYFKSNYNPDTGLVSDRSDLKTASLWGMGNYLAALNAARSLDIVSASEFDQRVRLLLGALRQVSLFGGELPYRGYDTKTLQPVDYGGNPITEGNGWSGTDVGRLLAALHNLKSYHPEYTEAVDQTVLDWSFLRVIRDGKIFSAITTRDQQPQRAARWLTRIKPVNYLGYEEYAARGFQLWGFEVDRSAVGGRYETATVDGAPVPTQRLQAGNKTERPAYTVADPFVLYALEFGLDPQMKELVQPMLQAQAERYRRTGTFTAAGTTLINRKPYIVHSTLVGKQQPWATLADDGSAIPELRIVSTAIAFAFRALLPENKYARQLGEQVTDLYSPLLGYYEGFYEQTGKPTIAAFSSGTNSLILQSLLYVSTKQQPLIRPTQSAKSPWWEAIAAGDSGRGLPERATQAIQLVRDRAGTYWASAPNNTAVQSRQPNL from the coding sequence ATGCGGAGAACTTTTCAGCCTAAATGGATTAGAGCGATCGCCCTATTTTTAGTGGGGGTCTGCTTTCAATTCCTGCTCAATACTTATCTTTCCAAACCAGTAGTTGCTCAGCAACCCGTTGCCACAGGTGGCGCTTGTGCCGAAATCACAGTGCCTCTAACGCCAGAAGAGCAAGCCTACGCCACTACAGCTTGGCAATACTTCGTCAAGAACTATCAGCCCGCCACGGGATTGGTGAATTCTGTCGGCAATTATCCCTCTAGCACCTTGTGGGATATGGGGAACTACTTGACGGCTCTGAATTCGGCTCGTTGGTTGAATTTGATTGACCAAAAAGAATTTGATACCCGTCTGAATAAGTTCTTGACGACGCTCGCTAGCTTAAGACTATTTGAAGACACCTTACCCAACAAAGTCTACAACACTGCTACTGGGGCTTTAGTAGACTATGGTAATAACCCCATAGAACGGGGTATTGGCTGGTCTGCCCTTGACATTGGGCGTTTGCTCGCCGCCATGCACATTATTCGGACTTGCCATCCTCAATACGCCGACTGGACAAAAGGTGTTCTGTCTAAGTGGCAGTTGGCTCGCTCCATAAAAGATGAACAGATGTATGGAGCCGCAGTCCTAGAGGATGGCAAAACTCTTCCTGTACAAGAAGGACGATTAGGGTATGAGGAATATGCTGCCAGAGGCTACGAGCTTTGGAATCTGAAGCCCGCTAAAGCTCTAGAGATAGAACCTTTTAAGTTTGTTGATGTCAATGGCGTCCAAATTCCAGTCGATACCCGTGACTATCAAAGTTCCAATGCCAACAACTATGTCGTGAGTGAATCATATATCCTTGACGGCATTGAATTTGGTCTAGGAGGAGTCTTAGGGGACTATGCGGCTAGGGTGCTAGAAGCTCAAAAACGTCGCTATGACTCTACAGGTCAACTAACAGCCGTTTCCGAGGATAATCTCGACCAAGCTCCCTACTTTATCTACAACACCGTCTATTCCAACGGCGTACCTTGGGCTGCGATCAACGAAAAGAATGAGGCTTTCCCTCAGTTCCGCAACATCAGTACCAAAGCCGCGTTTGGCTGGCGTTATCTGTACCCCGATAATGCTTACGCTCAAAAAGTCTTTGATGCGGTCAAAACCTTAAAAGATCCAGAGAATGCAGGCTTCTATGCAGGTCTGTATGAAACCACCAAGCAGCCCAATAAAGTCTTGACGGGCAATACGAATGGGCTGATTTTAGAAATCCTGTATTACAAAGCTCGTGGCAACCGTCCGTTAATTGGTTCCAGTAATGTAACGTTTGCCTCTCCCCGTGGTGGTGCTACAGCAGCACAGTCTGCACCAAATCCCTCAGCACCAACTCCTTCAGAGCCACCTACTGCTGCTGCCAGCCCTGCGGCTCCACAACCAACTGCTGCTCCATCCACTCCACAACCAACTGCTGCTCCACCTACCCCACAGCAACCGGCGACTCAAGCTCAAACTCCCCCTCCAGCTACGACTGCTCGTGCGGTTGCTCCTCCGGTTAAGGTTGCAGCTATCGGCAGTGTAGGTTCTCGGCTATCCAAGCCTCCTTTAACGGTCAAACCACTAACCGTCGCAGAGCGTCGCTATGCAGAAGCGGCTTGGAACTATTTCAAGTCCAACTACAACCCAGATACAGGCTTAGTTAGCGATCGCAGTGACCTCAAAACTGCTTCCCTCTGGGGCATGGGTAATTATTTGGCAGCTCTGAATGCAGCGCGATCGCTAGATATTGTTTCTGCTTCTGAGTTCGACCAACGAGTACGGTTGTTGTTAGGCGCATTAAGGCAAGTCTCCCTCTTTGGCGGAGAACTTCCTTATCGAGGTTACGACACAAAAACCTTGCAACCTGTAGATTATGGGGGCAACCCAATCACAGAAGGGAATGGCTGGTCTGGAACCGATGTAGGGCGACTTCTAGCAGCTCTACACAACCTAAAAAGCTATCATCCCGAATATACAGAGGCGGTCGATCAAACCGTTCTAGATTGGTCATTTCTGCGCGTAATTCGAGATGGCAAGATATTTAGTGCCATCACCACACGAGATCAGCAACCCCAGAGAGCTGCACGTTGGTTAACCCGAATCAAGCCCGTTAACTATCTGGGATATGAAGAATATGCTGCTCGCGGCTTTCAGTTGTGGGGCTTTGAGGTCGATCGCTCAGCGGTAGGAGGTCGATACGAAACCGCTACTGTAGATGGTGCTCCAGTGCCTACACAGCGGTTGCAAGCTGGCAACAAAACAGAAAGACCTGCTTACACTGTCGCCGATCCCTTCGTGTTGTATGCCTTGGAGTTTGGCCTAGATCCGCAAATGAAGGAACTGGTGCAACCCATGCTGCAAGCCCAAGCCGAACGCTATCGTCGGACTGGCACCTTCACCGCCGCTGGAACCACTTTAATCAACCGTAAACCCTACATTGTTCATAGCACGCTCGTAGGCAAACAACAGCCTTGGGCCACGCTGGCAGATGATGGTTCAGCCATTCCAGAGTTGCGGATTGTTAGCACCGCGATCGCCTTTGCGTTCCGCGCCTTGCTGCCAGAAAACAAGTACGCTCGTCAGCTAGGGGAGCAAGTCACAGACTTGTATAGTCCGCTGCTGGGCTACTACGAAGGGTTTTATGAGCAAACCGGGAAACCGACGATCGCGGCCTTTAGCAGTGGTACCAATAGCTTGATTTTGCAATCGTTGCTCTACGTCAGTACCAAGCAACAACCGCTCATTCGTCCCACCCAATCAGCGAAATCTCCTTGGTGGGAGGCGATCGCGGCAGGAGACTCCGGGCGAGGCCTACCTGAGAGAGCGACGCAAGCAATCCAACTGGTGAGGGATAGAGCTGGAACCTATTGGGCATCAGCGCCAAACAATACTGCGGTTCAGTCTCGCCAACCCAATCTCTAG
- a CDS encoding DUF3131 domain-containing protein produces MDFEPPSKRLSLLAIVGGVLTAAIAIAGLETLSRNSRQAPQVVTSPKPIAKPLPSLPPGLPPEATEIAKLDSKSWSLQGTPVSQQQLQAVKTPYVAAGAGAGSLTPEEQAIAQTAWKYFEANWNEKTGLVNAVDGFASITMWDQAAALAALVSAKELGIVAETEFNAKMSVSLKTLATMPLYKGELPNKVYNAKTLLPVGYGQLDKRQEIGWSALDIGRMAIWLKIIGAKYPEFQEQTEAVWKHWKVDRLTKDGDMYGTAVVKGKEQVNQEGRLGYENYAAFGLKLWGMKVDKALDYQSKVAYVNLYGQGVPYDRRDYSNSQANNYVLSEPFILDGIETGFQSLPKPFADRVLEAQAARYRATKKLTAVTEDNLDRAPYFVYSTLFVNGEPWSTITPEQKSQYHLRFLSTKAAVGWHVLYNNDYTQKLFDFVNTNMKAEKGWYNGFYELLNEPNAALTANNNGVVLESLLYRKVGKPLTVWAGVQATP; encoded by the coding sequence ATGGATTTTGAACCTCCTTCTAAAAGATTATCGTTACTAGCAATAGTAGGTGGAGTTCTCACAGCTGCCATCGCGATCGCTGGATTAGAAACACTGTCCCGTAACTCTCGGCAAGCTCCACAAGTTGTGACCTCCCCTAAACCGATTGCCAAACCGTTACCGTCTCTCCCTCCGGGTTTGCCACCTGAAGCTACAGAGATCGCAAAGCTAGATTCAAAATCCTGGAGTTTGCAAGGCACACCTGTTTCTCAGCAACAACTTCAAGCAGTCAAAACGCCTTATGTAGCGGCAGGGGCAGGAGCAGGTAGCCTGACTCCCGAAGAACAGGCGATCGCTCAGACAGCCTGGAAATATTTTGAGGCCAACTGGAATGAAAAGACGGGACTAGTCAATGCGGTAGATGGTTTTGCTTCAATCACGATGTGGGACCAAGCCGCAGCACTAGCGGCATTAGTCAGTGCTAAGGAGCTTGGCATCGTTGCAGAAACGGAATTTAACGCCAAAATGAGCGTTAGCTTGAAAACCTTGGCAACAATGCCTCTCTACAAAGGCGAACTACCAAACAAGGTCTACAACGCTAAGACGCTGCTTCCTGTGGGCTATGGGCAGTTAGACAAGCGGCAGGAGATTGGCTGGTCGGCCCTAGACATCGGACGTATGGCTATATGGCTGAAAATCATTGGCGCTAAATATCCTGAGTTTCAAGAGCAGACCGAAGCAGTCTGGAAACACTGGAAGGTTGACCGACTCACCAAAGATGGTGATATGTACGGCACCGCAGTAGTTAAAGGCAAAGAACAGGTCAATCAGGAAGGCCGTTTAGGATATGAAAATTATGCCGCTTTCGGGCTAAAACTTTGGGGCATGAAAGTTGATAAAGCCTTGGACTATCAATCCAAAGTTGCCTACGTTAACCTCTACGGGCAAGGAGTCCCCTACGATCGCCGAGACTACTCCAATAGCCAAGCCAACAACTATGTCCTCAGTGAGCCTTTCATTCTAGATGGTATTGAAACAGGCTTTCAATCATTACCAAAGCCTTTTGCAGATCGAGTTCTTGAAGCTCAGGCGGCTCGTTATCGTGCCACCAAGAAACTCACTGCTGTCACTGAAGACAACCTTGATCGCGCTCCCTACTTTGTCTACAGCACCTTATTTGTGAACGGGGAACCCTGGTCAACCATTACCCCTGAGCAGAAATCACAATACCATCTCCGCTTCCTTAGCACCAAAGCGGCAGTGGGCTGGCATGTCCTCTACAACAACGACTACACCCAAAAGCTATTCGATTTTGTCAACACCAATATGAAAGCCGAAAAAGGTTGGTACAACGGCTTTTATGAGTTGCTCAATGAACCGAATGCAGCGCTTACAGCCAACAACAACGGGGTAGTACTAGAGAGTTTGTTGTATCGAAAAGTGGGCAAACCCCTCACGGTATGGGCAGGAGTGCAAGCTACGCCATAA
- a CDS encoding pentapeptide repeat-containing protein, whose translation MDTATLQKQYDSGQRDFSQINLVGANLTGANLAGANLSGANLMAANLSNANLMGTDLSKANLIVTKLVGANLTGANLVGANLDGANVSQANLTRSHCREANLTGANLCMANLTEANFQKTILKGAVLLIGADLVRVDFSGANLSGAVLSGANLTAANLVGANLSEANLSGANLRRANFDGANLREANLLEADLTETNLETANVFGVKRSESSIT comes from the coding sequence ATGGATACTGCAACGCTCCAGAAACAATATGACTCCGGACAACGAGATTTTAGTCAGATTAATTTGGTAGGCGCTAATTTAACGGGTGCGAATTTAGCTGGAGCCAATTTGAGCGGAGCAAACTTGATGGCGGCTAACCTCAGCAATGCCAATTTGATGGGTACAGACTTGTCCAAGGCTAATCTGATCGTCACTAAACTCGTGGGAGCCAACCTCACAGGGGCCAATCTTGTAGGGGCTAATTTGGATGGAGCCAATGTTAGTCAAGCTAACTTAACGCGATCGCATTGTAGGGAGGCCAACTTGACAGGGGCCAATCTTTGTATGGCTAATCTGACAGAAGCCAACTTTCAAAAAACTATCTTGAAGGGAGCAGTGCTGCTGATAGGAGCCGATTTAGTTCGGGTAGACTTCAGTGGAGCTAACTTAAGTGGTGCAGTTTTAAGCGGGGCCAATTTAACAGCCGCTAACTTAGTAGGAGCAAATTTGAGTGAAGCCAATTTGAGCGGAGCTAATCTACGCCGAGCCAACTTTGATGGAGCCAATTTGCGTGAAGCAAACCTGCTGGAAGCAGACCTCACCGAAACGAATTTAGAGACAGCCAATGTGTTTGGCGTCAAACGATCAGAGTCCTCAATAACATAA
- the opgC gene encoding OpgC domain-containing protein, with translation MSDSELKPIMADTATPNTYVFSRKQWVYDPSVDAKRDLRLDFLRGLAIASMVINHLESRSYFNNITQGHIYASSAEGFVFLSGMVLGLVTRQRIQKIGLPEAMKKLLERAWTLYKTSFILMATLGLLSIFFPGWTRPAFEAAPGSWWQILLAAATLHLAPPVIDILQLYVLCLVASPGMFWLLRRGLWAPLLAISWSVWSLQQLHPYALSFHPLDRDHPYFSFASWQILYVHGLAAGYYRSQLQQLWARIPKLPLVTVLVTIVIAAMVAAQYDMQLGVWPANVSQRVQWLQWTDRSINGPIRLVTLLGLFPLLYMVVNTFWLPLNKALGKLLIPLGQNSLYVYVMHVPLTVLWFMVPGLTTGDALVTTLLQAIAIGFFWFLIKKQFLFNVVPR, from the coding sequence ATGTCTGATTCAGAGCTAAAGCCGATCATGGCTGATACGGCAACTCCTAATACCTACGTGTTTTCCCGCAAGCAGTGGGTTTATGACCCTAGCGTGGATGCCAAGCGAGATCTCCGCCTAGATTTTCTGCGAGGCTTAGCGATCGCATCAATGGTGATCAATCACTTGGAGAGCCGTTCTTACTTCAACAACATCACTCAGGGGCACATCTACGCCAGTTCTGCGGAAGGATTCGTTTTTCTATCGGGCATGGTTTTGGGGTTGGTGACACGCCAGCGAATTCAAAAAATTGGCTTACCCGAAGCCATGAAAAAGCTATTAGAGCGAGCTTGGACACTGTATAAAACTAGCTTTATCCTGATGGCGACCTTAGGGCTGTTGTCAATCTTCTTTCCAGGCTGGACTCGCCCTGCTTTTGAAGCCGCTCCCGGAAGTTGGTGGCAAATTCTCTTAGCTGCTGCCACATTGCATTTAGCTCCTCCAGTAATTGACATCTTGCAGCTCTACGTCTTGTGCCTAGTTGCCTCTCCCGGTATGTTTTGGCTGTTACGCAGAGGGCTGTGGGCACCACTTCTGGCCATTTCCTGGTCTGTGTGGAGTTTGCAGCAGTTGCATCCTTACGCACTCAGCTTCCATCCGCTCGATCGCGATCATCCTTATTTCTCCTTTGCTTCTTGGCAGATCTTGTATGTGCATGGTTTGGCCGCAGGCTACTACCGATCGCAGTTGCAACAACTCTGGGCGCGGATTCCTAAACTGCCACTGGTCACAGTTCTAGTCACGATTGTGATTGCGGCGATGGTAGCGGCTCAGTACGACATGCAATTGGGCGTTTGGCCTGCGAATGTCTCTCAGCGAGTTCAGTGGTTGCAGTGGACTGACCGCAGTATCAACGGTCCCATTCGGTTAGTGACTTTATTGGGTTTGTTTCCTTTGCTGTACATGGTAGTCAACACATTTTGGCTCCCCCTTAATAAAGCACTAGGCAAACTTTTGATCCCTCTAGGGCAAAACTCCCTTTATGTCTATGTAATGCATGTGCCCCTGACGGTGTTGTGGTTTATGGTTCCGGGGCTCACCACAGGGGACGCCCTAGTGACAACCCTGTTGCAGGCGATCGCGATCGGATTCTTCTGGTTCCTCATCAAAAAACAATTTCTGTTCAATGTGGTTCCTCGTTAA
- a CDS encoding DUF3131 domain-containing protein yields the protein METSDRRFNLIQQVALCSAIFLVAFGVHKALAWRETSVLPVPVTRQIPLSGEDKNLARNAWRYFELNRSQTGLVTSAAGFPATTMWDVANQLAGMVAARELGLISLQEFDPWMTQVLATLQKLPLYRNELPNKAYNATTLVPIDYGQPEKRQEVGFSAVELGRLARWLDIVAVRYPQHAAASRAVTSRWKLDRLVKDGQIMAATTASGKEVWQPEGTLGYEQYAAYGLSKLGLKPTQALDVKTQTQLVDVMNVEVPTDKQGTKPNCVVSEPYVLDGLESGFKALPVEYAARLLQAQQHRYLATNQLTAWSETNLDQAPWQVHNCVVADGRPWQTVTPGGEDATAFRGSSTKIAIAWNVLFRNRYTERTYKGMRWLADPQQGVFAGFYEESQQPNRALTLNTNAIVLEALLYNQTAQPIEEWASNSQVVSRSTGGFSLTDEN from the coding sequence ATGGAAACATCCGATCGCCGCTTCAATCTGATTCAGCAGGTTGCTCTGTGCAGTGCTATCTTTTTGGTTGCCTTTGGCGTCCACAAAGCATTAGCCTGGCGCGAAACCTCGGTTTTGCCTGTTCCCGTCACCCGACAGATTCCCCTGAGTGGCGAAGATAAAAACCTGGCTCGCAATGCTTGGCGCTATTTTGAATTAAACCGTTCCCAGACTGGACTCGTCACTTCAGCCGCAGGCTTCCCCGCGACGACGATGTGGGATGTTGCCAATCAGTTAGCAGGGATGGTGGCAGCGCGAGAACTGGGTCTGATTTCTCTGCAAGAGTTTGATCCCTGGATGACTCAGGTTCTAGCCACCCTCCAAAAGTTGCCGCTGTATCGTAACGAGCTACCCAATAAAGCCTATAACGCTACGACTTTGGTGCCGATTGATTACGGACAACCAGAAAAACGGCAGGAGGTTGGGTTTTCGGCAGTAGAGCTGGGCAGATTGGCTCGCTGGCTAGACATCGTGGCAGTGCGCTATCCCCAACATGCAGCCGCTAGCCGAGCAGTAACCAGTCGTTGGAAGTTGGACCGACTGGTGAAGGATGGCCAGATCATGGCAGCAACCACTGCCTCTGGTAAGGAAGTTTGGCAGCCGGAAGGAACTTTGGGCTACGAGCAATATGCAGCATACGGTTTAAGCAAGCTGGGGCTGAAACCAACTCAAGCTCTAGATGTAAAGACGCAAACTCAACTCGTCGATGTGATGAATGTGGAGGTGCCAACCGATAAACAGGGGACGAAGCCCAACTGTGTCGTGAGTGAACCTTATGTCTTGGATGGCCTAGAAAGCGGCTTTAAAGCGCTGCCCGTAGAATATGCCGCTCGTTTACTCCAAGCTCAACAGCATCGATATCTAGCGACAAATCAACTGACGGCTTGGTCGGAAACAAACTTAGATCAGGCTCCTTGGCAGGTCCATAACTGTGTAGTGGCTGATGGTCGTCCTTGGCAAACCGTGACACCTGGGGGAGAGGACGCGACTGCTTTTCGAGGTAGTAGTACCAAGATTGCGATCGCCTGGAATGTCTTGTTCCGTAACCGCTACACCGAGCGAACCTACAAGGGAATGCGCTGGCTGGCTGATCCCCAACAGGGAGTATTCGCTGGCTTCTACGAAGAGAGTCAACAGCCCAACCGAGCGTTGACCCTAAACACCAATGCCATTGTTTTGGAAGCATTGCTGTATAACCAGACGGCACAACCTATAGAGGAATGGGCTAGCAACTCACAAGTTGTTTCTCGGTCAACAGGTGGTTTTAGCCTGACCGACGAAAATTAG
- a CDS encoding Tab2/Atab2 family RNA-binding protein, whose protein sequence is MGIVWELDFYSRPILDESGKKLWEVLVCESPLEAGQKPETLFRYAQYCPSTQVNSLWLQEALQNAIAQAPQPPAEIRFFRRQMTNMINKACEDLGIACEVSRRTFALNHWLQEREQLVYPDQPGFQPGANPSVSYETTTPQPLPDALIGQQWAFVTLEASAFAEMAEWEIAFTRAFPLEILKLAPDTKIPGLIIFSHRALALAGWMSGLELAFLKMDTSVTKPRLLLETGLSDRWILANLTTPQLQAEAQGFEQAKQAAQQVHFVAVQSDPEAESFAGFWLLQELNLA, encoded by the coding sequence ATGGGTATCGTCTGGGAATTAGATTTTTATTCACGTCCGATTTTGGACGAAAGTGGCAAAAAACTGTGGGAAGTGCTGGTCTGTGAAAGCCCCTTGGAGGCAGGCCAAAAGCCCGAAACCCTCTTTCGCTATGCCCAGTATTGCCCCAGCACCCAGGTAAACTCCCTGTGGTTGCAGGAAGCATTGCAAAACGCGATCGCTCAAGCGCCTCAACCCCCGGCTGAGATTCGCTTTTTTCGTCGCCAGATGACGAACATGATCAACAAAGCCTGCGAAGACTTAGGCATTGCTTGTGAAGTCAGCCGCCGCACCTTTGCGCTCAATCATTGGTTGCAAGAGCGAGAGCAACTTGTCTATCCCGATCAACCAGGATTCCAACCAGGAGCGAATCCGTCAGTTAGTTACGAAACCACCACTCCGCAACCGCTACCCGATGCTTTGATCGGCCAGCAGTGGGCTTTTGTTACCCTCGAAGCTAGTGCCTTTGCAGAAATGGCAGAGTGGGAAATTGCCTTTACAAGGGCTTTTCCTCTAGAAATTCTGAAACTAGCCCCTGATACCAAAATTCCAGGACTGATCATTTTTTCGCATAGAGCCTTAGCTTTGGCGGGTTGGATGTCTGGTTTAGAGTTGGCCTTCCTTAAAATGGATACCAGCGTTACCAAACCAAGATTGTTGCTCGAAACAGGTTTAAGCGATCGCTGGATTTTAGCCAATCTCACCACGCCACAACTGCAAGCGGAAGCGCAAGGATTCGAGCAAGCCAAACAAGCCGCGCAGCAAGTGCATTTTGTGGCGGTGCAGTCTGATCCGGAAGCCGAATCTTTTGCGGGATTTTGGTTATTGCAGGAACTAAATCTGGCTTAA